One stretch of Candida orthopsilosis Co 90-125, chromosome 3 draft sequence DNA includes these proteins:
- a CDS encoding Mtr2 nuclear export protein, with translation MNQDITQPIEPFLKNLLSSLDAQYNSPGQSFTNVESYATQFGSTLKREAAIIVNGTPIVPSQMEDAKLQFQKKWLSMPNSSHQLTSFDCHLIPGTNTFIINFSARVKFDQSGKNRLGESADLIQENSIAKTSRPIWGSWFGVNGNLVIDNNLNGQEIINSFDYRFTYVPKDTTLIV, from the exons ATGAATCAAGATATAA CACAACCCATAGAGCCATTTCTCAAGAACCTTTTATCGTCGTTGGATGCCCAATATAACTCGCCAGGTCAATCATTCACCAATGTTGAATCATATGCTACTCAGTTTGGATCCACTCTCAAACGAGAGGCGGCTATAATCGTTAATGGTACTCCTATTGTACCATCACAGATGGAAGATGCCAAGCTAcagtttcaaaagaaatggTTGAGTATGCCCAATTCTTCCCatcaattgacaagttttgaTTGTCATTTGATACCAGGAACCAATacattcatcatcaatttttcagcaAGAGTTAAATTTGACCAGAGCGGGAAGAATAGACTAGGCGAGTCTGCTGACTTGATACAAGAAAACTCCATCGCCAAAACATCAAGACCTATATGGGGCTCGTGGTTTGGCGTAAATGGTAATCTAGTCATTGATAATAATCTCAATGGACAGGAAATTATAAATAGCTTCGATTATAGATTTACATATGTCCCAAAGGATACAACCTTAATAGTATGA
- a CDS encoding pre-mRNA splicing factor, whose translation MSSDSFFVCSTCLGDNKFIKMVKQEGGEACKQCTRPFTVYRWRNDKVSTQQMKTVICYTCSRGKNACQVCLLDRDYRIPTDLRDTALKMAGLEQISLLKTSTNKEVKAIMADKLEKSLDKEQNSNRAKELLSRLAEKMNDDEVASSSAAPEAKQDIPISKLAKKLPFGNSLEPEKYPELTTFFVFGFPSDLPQYLLSKYCAGFGKVQSLILNHDSRCGFITFQDRASVEKFAESVNSNGLNKNRKTAGLLELGNYPMRVCFGKQKPLGRANEDKKKLNAVVNKVMKQLAEKDVKVQ comes from the coding sequence ATGAGCTCAGATAGCTTTTTTGTTTGCTCCACATGCCTAGGCgacaacaaattcatcaagatgGTGAAGCAGGAAGGAGGTGAAGCATGCAAACAGTGTACTCGACCATTCACCGTCTACCGCTGGAGAAATGACAAAGTATCAACACAACAAATGAAAACCGTCATATGCTATACCTGTTCACGAGGCAAAAATGCATGCCAGGTGTGCCTTCTAGACAGAGATTATCGGATACCGACAGATCTTCGTGATACTGCTTTAAAAATGGCGGGTTTGGAGCAAATTTCGTTATTGAAAACACTGACAAACAAAGAGGTAAAGGCTATCATGGCAGATAAATTGGAGAAATCACTAGACAAGGAGCAAAACAGCAACAGAGCAAAAGAGCTACTATCAAGATTAGCTGAAAAGATGAATGATGACGAAGtagcttcttcttctgcaGCACCTGAAGCTAAACAAGACATAccgatttcaaaattggccAAAAAGTTACCTTTTGGAAACCTGTTGGAGCCAGAAAAATACCCAGAGCTTACCACGTTTTTCGTCTTTGGTTTCCCTTCAGACCTTCCTCAATATTTGCTATCGAAATATTGTGCAGGGTTCGGCAAAGTGCAAAGCCTCATACTAAACCATGACTCTCGATGTGGCTTTATCACATTCCAAGATAGAGCATCTGTTGAAAAGTTTGCTGAATCTGTGAATTCAAACGGATTGAACAAAAATAGGAAAACAGCTGGGTTGTTGGAGTTGGGTAATTATCCAATGAGAGTTTGCTTTGGTAAACAAAAACCTTTGGGAAGAGCCAATGAGGataagaagaaattgaacgCTGTCGTTAATAAAGTGATGAAGCAGTTAGCTGAGAAAGATGTGAAAGTTCAATAG
- a CDS encoding Rps4a predicted ribosomal protein → MGRGPKKHLKRLAAPSHWMLDKLSGTYAPKSSAGPHKLRESLPLIVFLRNRLKYALNGREVKAILMQQHVQVDGKVRTDTTFPAGFMDVITLEATNEHFRLIYDVKGRFAVHRISAEEATYKLGKVKKVQLGKKGIPYVVTHDGRTIRYPDPLIKVNDSVKIDLATGKITDFLKFDTGKLVMVTGGRNLGRIGVIVHREKHEGGFDLVHIKDALENTFVTRLNNVFVIGEEHGKPWVSLPKGKGIKLSITEERDRRRAQQGLIA, encoded by the coding sequence ATGGGAAGAGGTCCAAAGAAACATTTGAAGAGATTAGCAGCTCCATCACACTGGATGTTGGACAAATTGTCCGGAACCTATGCTCCAAAATCATCAGCTGGTCCACACAAATTGAGAGAATCATTACCTTTGATTGTCTTTTTGAGAAACAGATTGAAGTATGCTCTTAACGGTAGAGAAGTTAAAGCCATCTTGATGCAACAACACGTTCAAGTTGATGGTAAAGTCAGAACCGACACCACTTTCCCAGCTGGTTTCATGGATGTCATTACTTTGGAAGCCACCAACGAACACTTTAGATTGATTTACGATGTTAAAGGTAGATTCGCTGTCCACAGAATTTCTGCTGAGGAAGCCACCTACAAATTGGGTAAAGTTAAGAAAGTTCAATTAGGTAAAAAGGGAATCCCATACGTTGTCACCCACGATGGCAGAACTATCAGATACCCAGATCCATTGATCAAGGTCAACGACTCAGTCAAGATTGATTTGGCTACTGGTAAGATCActgatttcttgaaattcGACACTGGTAAATTAGTTATGGTTACTGGTGGTAGAAACTTGGGAAGAATTGGTGTCATTGTACACAGAGAAAAACACGAAGGAGGTTTCGACTTGGTCCACATTAAAGATGCTTTGGAAAACACTTTCGTCACCAGATTGAACAACGTTTTCGTCATTGGTGAAGAACACGGTAAACCATGGGTTTCATTGCCAAAGGGTAAAGGTATTAAGTTATCTATTACTGAAGAAAGAGACAGAAGAAGAGCTCAACAAGGTCTTATTGCTTAA